A genomic region of Capnocytophaga canimorsus contains the following coding sequences:
- a CDS encoding phage holin family protein, with the protein MKFVVNLLLTALAVLVLANILPGASITDYFTAILVAFVLAILNVLVKPVLFFISIPITVVTLGLFLFVINAIIILLAGELVGGFSVHGFWAALLFSLCLSLTQSVIDKLIENANQKQ; encoded by the coding sequence ATGAAATTTGTAGTTAATCTTTTACTTACGGCTTTAGCGGTGCTTGTACTTGCTAATATTCTTCCTGGAGCGTCAATCACCGATTATTTTACGGCGATTTTGGTCGCCTTTGTGTTGGCAATTTTGAACGTTTTAGTAAAGCCTGTGCTATTTTTTATTTCTATTCCGATAACGGTGGTTACTTTAGGGTTATTTTTATTTGTAATCAATGCTATTATTATCTTATTGGCAGGTGAATTGGTGGGCGGCTTTAGTGTTCACGGCTTTTGGGCTGCTTTGCTCTTTAGCCTATGCTTGTCACTGACGCAATCGGTTATTGATAAACTTATAGAAAACGCAAACCAAAAACAATAA
- a CDS encoding alpha/beta fold hydrolase, producing the protein MQILHSQIVGQGQPLLILHGFLGMSDNWRTLGLKYAEQGFQVHLIDQRNHGHSFHSDDFNYTLLVGDLKKYAQYHQLEFFHLMGHSMGGKTAMLFATEYPQMVKSLVVVDIAPKYYPMHHQHILQGLASIDFDSITSRNEADGQLAKFVPEATVRQFLLKNLYWQTRERLAFRFNLEALTENEGEIGEALATNKVFSGSTLFLRGEYSEYVLQDDEALIKVHFPKAIIDTVTRAGHWVHAQNPTDFFSKTIQFMQENTQ; encoded by the coding sequence ATGCAGATTTTACATTCGCAAATTGTGGGGCAAGGGCAACCACTACTGATTTTGCACGGTTTTCTAGGAATGTCCGACAATTGGAGAACTTTGGGGCTAAAGTATGCCGAACAAGGCTTCCAAGTGCATTTGATTGATCAGCGCAATCACGGGCATAGTTTCCATTCTGATGATTTCAATTACACTTTGTTGGTTGGTGATTTGAAAAAATATGCGCAATATCACCAACTTGAGTTTTTTCACCTGATGGGGCATTCTATGGGGGGTAAAACCGCAATGCTCTTTGCTACAGAATATCCTCAAATGGTAAAATCGTTGGTAGTAGTGGATATCGCACCCAAATATTACCCGATGCACCACCAACATATATTACAAGGTTTAGCATCTATTGATTTCGATTCGATAACATCACGTAATGAAGCCGATGGGCAATTGGCTAAATTTGTACCCGAAGCGACTGTACGTCAGTTTTTATTAAAGAATTTGTACTGGCAGACGCGTGAACGATTGGCTTTCCGATTTAATTTGGAGGCACTTACCGAAAATGAAGGTGAAATTGGTGAAGCACTTGCCACCAATAAAGTATTTTCAGGCAGCACTCTGTTTTTAAGAGGCGAATATTCCGAATACGTTTTGCAAGATGATGAAGCGCTAATAAAAGTACATTTTCCTAAAGCAATTATTGATACTGTAACTCGGGCAGGGCATTGGGTACACGCTCAAAACCCTACTGATTTTTTCAGTAAAACAATTCAGTTTATGCAAGAAAATACTCAATAG
- a CDS encoding pyridoxine 5'-phosphate synthase has translation MTKLSVNINKIATLRNSRGGNVPNLLQVAADVQKFGAEGITIHPRPDERHIRYQDAFDLLDVVVTEYNIEGNPVTKFIDLVLQVKPTQVTLVPDAEDAITSNAGWDTIKNRDFLTEVVAEFKRNGIRTSLFVDPVEKMVSAAAQTGVDRVELYTEAYATAYHAGNLEGINPYVKAALEAQKVGLGLNAGHDLSLENLRYFKEHIPGLLEVSIGHALISEALYLGLDNVVNMYLQRLK, from the coding sequence ATGACAAAATTAAGCGTAAATATCAATAAAATAGCTACACTGCGAAATTCGCGTGGTGGTAATGTGCCCAATTTACTTCAGGTGGCAGCTGATGTGCAAAAGTTTGGTGCTGAGGGAATCACCATACACCCTCGCCCTGATGAACGTCACATTCGTTATCAAGATGCGTTTGATTTATTGGACGTGGTAGTTACTGAATACAACATTGAAGGAAATCCTGTGACCAAATTTATAGATTTAGTGTTGCAGGTAAAACCCACTCAAGTAACTTTAGTGCCTGATGCCGAAGATGCTATAACCTCTAATGCTGGTTGGGATACTATTAAAAACAGAGATTTCTTAACCGAAGTTGTTGCTGAATTTAAGCGCAATGGCATACGCACTTCATTATTTGTCGACCCTGTCGAGAAAATGGTCTCGGCAGCAGCACAAACAGGAGTTGACCGTGTGGAACTTTATACTGAGGCATATGCTACGGCTTATCACGCGGGGAATTTAGAGGGTATAAATCCTTATGTAAAAGCGGCTTTGGAAGCTCAAAAAGTAGGCTTAGGGCTTAACGCAGGGCACGATTTAAGTTTGGAAAATCTTCGTTATTTTAAAGAGCATATTCCTGGCTTGTTGGAAGTTTCTATCGGACACGCACTCATTAGCGAGGCATTGTATTTAGGTTTGGATAATGTAGTGAATATGTACCTACAACGACTTAAATAA
- a CDS encoding TlpA family protein disulfide reductase, translated as MKKLLIAFLIILSTGCKNTESAVVFTPEALQQEIFDPEGNQTTVGEAISQFKGNKIVIDLWASWCRDCIVSMPEIAQLQQKYPEVKFLFFSVDDKQENWLYALESHMYPNNVKGEQYFFNTGWKRPKSPDSKENNFIKFAKLDWIPRYMVLDSNGKIINFYAKSVDDPHFLEALK; from the coding sequence ATGAAGAAATTACTTATTGCATTTTTAATAATTCTCTCAACAGGTTGCAAAAACACTGAAAGTGCAGTAGTTTTTACCCCAGAGGCACTACAACAAGAAATATTTGACCCCGAGGGAAATCAAACTACCGTAGGTGAGGCTATCTCGCAATTCAAAGGAAATAAGATAGTTATCGACCTTTGGGCTTCGTGGTGCAGAGACTGTATTGTTTCTATGCCTGAAATAGCTCAGTTACAGCAAAAATATCCTGAAGTCAAATTTTTATTCTTTTCTGTGGATGACAAACAGGAAAATTGGTTATATGCCCTTGAAAGTCATATGTATCCTAATAATGTAAAAGGAGAGCAATATTTTTTCAACACGGGTTGGAAACGCCCTAAAAGCCCCGATTCTAAGGAAAACAACTTTATCAAATTCGCAAAATTAGATTGGATACCCCGATATATGGTGCTTGATTCTAACGGAAAAATCATCAATTTTTACGCAAAATCGGTTGACGACCCTCATTTTTTAGAGGCTTTAAAGTAA
- the murB gene encoding UDP-N-acetylmuramate dehydrogenase encodes MNILKNISLKPYNSFGIDVIAETFVEITSEADLKQALKLFPKCFVLGGGSNMLLTKDIAIPVLHIQNKGISIIKEDSDFIWIKAEAGENWHKFVLFCIEKGYGGLENLALIPGNVGTTPVQNIGAYGVEIKDVMESCQAINTQNLENKTFTNSDCHFAYRESIFKTTEKGNYIITSVTFKLTKQNHILNIHYGDIQKVLAEKGISSPTPSEIAQAVMTIRKQKLPDPKTLGNSGSFFKNPIVNQALAEQIRNQYPQLPYYEMPEARVKIPAGWLIETCGLKGYRQGDAGVHKNQALVLVNYGKASGTDIWNLATTIQQKVKNTFGIDIEPEVNVFM; translated from the coding sequence ATGAATATTTTAAAAAACATTTCCTTAAAACCTTACAATTCCTTTGGTATTGATGTTATTGCTGAAACTTTCGTTGAAATAACCTCTGAAGCCGATTTAAAACAAGCCTTGAAGCTGTTTCCCAAATGCTTTGTATTAGGAGGCGGGAGTAATATGTTGCTTACCAAAGACATAGCAATACCCGTACTTCATATTCAAAACAAAGGAATTTCTATCATAAAAGAAGATAGTGATTTTATTTGGATAAAAGCCGAAGCTGGTGAAAATTGGCATAAATTCGTGCTTTTTTGCATAGAAAAAGGCTATGGCGGATTGGAAAATCTTGCTCTAATTCCTGGAAATGTGGGTACTACTCCTGTACAAAACATCGGTGCTTACGGAGTTGAGATTAAAGATGTGATGGAAAGTTGCCAAGCCATAAACACACAAAATCTTGAAAATAAAACATTTACCAACTCTGATTGTCATTTTGCTTATCGAGAATCCATTTTTAAAACCACCGAAAAGGGCAATTACATCATCACTTCCGTAACATTTAAACTTACTAAGCAAAACCACATTTTAAACATTCATTACGGCGACATCCAAAAAGTACTTGCTGAAAAAGGCATCTCCTCTCCTACTCCTTCAGAAATCGCTCAAGCCGTAATGACCATACGAAAACAAAAATTACCCGACCCTAAAACACTGGGCAACAGTGGTAGTTTTTTCAAAAATCCGATTGTAAACCAAGCCCTTGCCGAACAAATACGCAATCAGTACCCTCAATTGCCTTACTATGAAATGCCAGAGGCACGCGTAAAAATTCCTGCTGGATGGCTCATTGAAACTTGTGGACTTAAGGGATATCGACAAGGTGATGCAGGAGTACATAAAAATCAAGCCTTAGTTTTAGTTAATTACGGAAAAGCTTCAGGAACAGATATTTGGAATTTAGCTACAACAATTCAACAAAAGGTAAAAAATACCTTCGGTATTGATATTGAACCCGAAGTAAACGTATTTATGTAA
- the mutS gene encoding DNA mismatch repair protein MutS — MKQYNQIKAKYPDALLLFRVGDFYETFGEDAVKAAQVLDIVLTNRNNGSERTELAGFPHHSINNYLPKLVKAGYRVAICDQLEDPKTVKGIVKRGVTELVTPGVALNDDILHSKSNNFLASVWFTKNINGVSFLDISTGEFLVAQGDKANIDKLLQNFKPSEVLVAKKQKKEFTESFGDDFHLFFLEDWVYKEDYARQILTQHFQTNSLKGFGVEELTESLLAAGSILYYLSETQHNKLQHITSIQRIVEDAYVWLDKFTIRNLELYTGTSSQSVTLLDVIDKTISAMGSRTLKRWLALPLKDIAKIKQRHEVVSHFMGHIDVLQKIKEHISKISDIERLISKVATGKITPREVVQLKNSLEMISPIKEICDQAKNHDLNALADKLHSCEELCNQIAVTLNEEAPVNILKGNAIKEGVSAELDELRKLSVSGKAYLDEMLKRETEKTGISSLKIDYNNVHGYYIEVRNTHKDKVPQDWIRKQTLVNAERYITEELKTYEAKILGAEEKIAQLEQAIFAELIISIGNYIPQVQQNAMLIGQLDCLCGFASLALENNYNRPEMDESFVLDIKDGRHPVIEKQLPVGVPYIANDVYLDRDSQQIIMITGPNMSGKSAILRQTALIVLLAQIGSFVPADSARIGIVDKIFTRVGASDNISMGESTFMVEMNEAALILNNISERSLVLLDEIGRGTSTYDGISIAWAIAEYLHEHPSKAKTLFATHYHELNEMTDSFDRIKNFNVSVKETKDNVLFIRKLVSGGSAHSFGIHVAKMAGMPQFVIQKANKMLKKLESSHASEDTSQKLKSAQKEMQLSFFNMDDPLLEEIKSEILQLDINTLTPVEALMKLNQIKKLIDKE; from the coding sequence ATGAAGCAATACAATCAGATTAAAGCAAAATATCCTGATGCGTTGTTGCTTTTCAGGGTGGGGGATTTTTATGAAACGTTTGGTGAGGACGCTGTAAAGGCTGCCCAAGTGCTTGATATTGTGCTTACCAACCGAAATAATGGTAGTGAACGCACGGAACTTGCTGGGTTTCCGCATCATTCAATAAACAACTATTTGCCAAAATTAGTCAAGGCAGGTTACAGAGTTGCAATTTGCGACCAACTTGAAGACCCTAAAACTGTGAAAGGCATCGTGAAACGCGGTGTTACTGAATTGGTTACCCCTGGTGTGGCTTTAAATGATGATATTCTTCATTCAAAATCGAACAACTTTTTGGCTTCCGTATGGTTTACAAAAAATATAAACGGAGTCAGTTTTCTGGATATTTCCACAGGTGAATTTTTGGTAGCACAAGGAGATAAAGCTAACATTGATAAGCTATTACAAAACTTCAAGCCCAGCGAAGTTCTGGTGGCGAAAAAGCAAAAAAAAGAGTTTACAGAAAGCTTTGGTGATGATTTTCATCTTTTCTTTTTAGAAGATTGGGTGTACAAGGAGGATTACGCTCGTCAAATTCTAACGCAACATTTTCAAACTAATTCATTAAAAGGATTTGGCGTAGAGGAACTAACAGAATCTTTATTGGCTGCGGGTTCTATTCTTTATTATCTGTCTGAAACACAACATAATAAATTACAACATATTACTTCCATTCAGCGGATTGTGGAAGATGCTTACGTATGGTTGGATAAGTTCACTATTCGCAATTTGGAGCTTTATACAGGAACTTCCAGCCAATCGGTAACCCTTTTGGACGTCATCGACAAAACGATTTCTGCAATGGGTAGCCGAACCTTAAAACGCTGGTTAGCACTTCCGTTGAAGGATATTGCCAAAATAAAGCAACGTCACGAGGTGGTTTCGCACTTTATGGGACATATTGATGTGTTGCAAAAAATTAAAGAGCATATTTCAAAAATAAGTGATATTGAGCGACTTATTTCAAAGGTTGCGACAGGAAAGATTACGCCTCGTGAGGTCGTTCAGCTGAAAAATTCACTGGAAATGATTTCTCCGATAAAAGAAATATGCGATCAAGCTAAAAATCACGATTTGAATGCTTTAGCCGATAAATTGCATTCGTGTGAAGAGCTTTGTAATCAGATTGCCGTAACGCTTAATGAGGAAGCTCCGGTCAATATTCTGAAAGGAAATGCTATAAAGGAAGGAGTTTCTGCGGAATTGGACGAACTTCGCAAACTTTCTGTTTCAGGGAAAGCCTATTTGGACGAGATGCTCAAAAGGGAGACCGAAAAAACTGGAATTTCGTCTTTAAAAATTGATTATAACAATGTTCACGGATATTATATTGAGGTTCGTAACACGCACAAAGACAAGGTTCCGCAAGATTGGATTCGTAAACAAACTCTCGTCAATGCCGAACGATACATCACGGAGGAATTAAAAACTTACGAAGCTAAAATTTTAGGAGCAGAAGAGAAAATAGCACAACTTGAACAAGCTATTTTTGCCGAATTGATTATTTCTATAGGAAATTATATCCCTCAGGTACAGCAAAATGCGATGCTTATTGGTCAGTTGGATTGCCTCTGCGGATTTGCCTCACTTGCTCTTGAAAATAATTACAATCGCCCTGAAATGGACGAATCGTTTGTTTTAGATATTAAAGACGGAAGGCATCCTGTTATTGAAAAACAATTGCCTGTGGGCGTTCCTTATATCGCCAATGATGTATATCTTGACCGTGATTCACAGCAAATTATAATGATTACAGGACCCAATATGTCAGGTAAATCTGCGATTTTGCGTCAGACGGCACTCATTGTTTTGTTGGCACAGATTGGAAGTTTTGTTCCAGCAGATTCAGCACGAATAGGCATTGTGGATAAGATTTTTACGCGTGTTGGGGCTAGTGATAATATTTCAATGGGAGAATCAACTTTTATGGTTGAAATGAACGAAGCAGCCCTGATTTTGAATAACATATCAGAACGAAGTTTGGTTTTACTTGATGAAATAGGCAGAGGAACAAGTACTTACGACGGAATTTCCATCGCTTGGGCAATAGCTGAATATTTGCACGAACATCCATCAAAGGCAAAAACCTTATTTGCAACACATTACCACGAACTTAATGAAATGACTGATAGTTTCGATCGGATTAAAAACTTCAACGTTTCAGTCAAAGAAACTAAGGATAATGTATTGTTTATCCGAAAGTTAGTCTCAGGGGGTTCTGCTCATAGTTTTGGTATTCACGTAGCAAAAATGGCAGGAATGCCTCAATTTGTTATTCAGAAGGCCAATAAAATGCTCAAAAAACTGGAAAGTTCACACGCTTCGGAAGATACTTCACAAAAGTTAAAATCAGCTCAAAAAGAAATGCAACTTAGCTTTTTCAATATGGACGACCCACTTCTGGAAGAAATAAAGTCAGAGATTTTGCAGTTGGATATCAATACATTAACCCCCGTTGAGGCACTGATGAAACTTAATCAAATTAAAAAACTAATTGATAAGGAGTGA
- the trpS gene encoding tryptophan--tRNA ligase, translating to MARILTGIQSTGTPHLGNILGAIIPAIQMAQNPQNDSFLFIADMHSLTQIKNGEELRSNTYSVAATWLAFGLDYNRIVFYRQSDVPQTAELTWYLSCFFPYQRLTLAHSFKDKADRLEDVNTGLFTYPMLMAADILLYDAEIVPVGKDQLQHLEMARDVASRFNHQMGETFVLPQAKIEERIMIIPGTDGEKMSKSRNNFINIFLPEKQLRKQVMAIQTDSTPLEEPKNPETCNVFALYKLIASEEQTQQMRNNYLAGNYGYGHAKQALFELMLEKFAEPRQKFNYYMENLDELDKILQEGALKAQKTANEVLKRVRKKVGY from the coding sequence ATGGCAAGGATATTAACAGGCATACAAAGTACAGGAACTCCACACTTAGGAAATATTTTAGGAGCTATCATACCCGCAATACAAATGGCACAGAATCCTCAAAACGATTCTTTTTTGTTTATTGCTGATATGCATTCACTTACACAAATCAAAAATGGCGAAGAACTTCGCTCCAACACCTATAGCGTTGCTGCTACGTGGTTAGCATTTGGGTTGGACTACAATCGGATTGTTTTTTATCGTCAAAGTGATGTCCCTCAAACAGCAGAACTCACTTGGTATTTGAGTTGTTTTTTCCCATATCAACGACTTACACTAGCACATTCGTTCAAGGATAAAGCAGACCGCTTGGAAGACGTCAATACAGGGCTTTTCACTTATCCTATGTTGATGGCTGCCGACATTTTACTTTATGATGCAGAAATAGTACCTGTTGGAAAAGATCAATTACAACATCTTGAAATGGCAAGAGATGTAGCTTCCCGATTTAACCATCAAATGGGAGAAACTTTTGTACTTCCTCAGGCTAAAATTGAGGAACGCATAATGATAATCCCAGGAACAGACGGAGAAAAGATGAGTAAATCACGAAACAATTTTATCAATATTTTTCTTCCTGAAAAACAACTCCGCAAACAAGTAATGGCGATACAAACCGATAGCACTCCATTAGAAGAACCTAAAAATCCGGAAACGTGCAATGTTTTTGCTTTGTATAAATTAATCGCATCTGAAGAGCAAACACAACAGATGAGAAACAATTATTTAGCAGGAAACTATGGCTACGGACACGCCAAACAAGCTCTTTTCGAACTTATGTTGGAAAAATTTGCTGAACCTCGCCAAAAATTCAACTATTATATGGAAAATTTGGACGAATTAGACAAAATACTACAAGAAGGGGCCTTAAAAGCCCAGAAAACAGCCAATGAAGTACTCAAAAGAGTTCGTAAAAAAGTAGGATACTAA
- the sufC gene encoding Fe-S cluster assembly ATPase SufC — protein sequence MLEIKNLHASVEDKEILKGINLNVKAGEVHAIMGPNGAGKSTLSAVISGNENFEVTEGDIILEGESILEDAPEERAHKGIFMSFQYPVEIPGISVTNFIKTAVNEARKARGEEEMPAAELLKKIREKAELLEINKDFLSRSLNEGFSGGEKKRNEIFQMAMLEPKVAILDETDSGLDIDALRIVANGVNKLKNQNNAVIVITHYQRLLEYIVPDYVHVLADGKIVKSGGKELALELEEKGYDWLK from the coding sequence ATGTTAGAGATAAAGAACTTACACGCCTCTGTGGAGGATAAAGAAATTTTAAAAGGCATCAACCTGAATGTAAAAGCAGGTGAGGTTCACGCCATTATGGGACCTAACGGAGCAGGAAAATCCACGCTTTCGGCAGTGATTTCGGGCAATGAAAACTTCGAAGTTACTGAGGGAGACATCATTTTGGAAGGAGAAAGCATTTTGGAAGACGCTCCCGAAGAAAGAGCTCACAAGGGAATATTTATGTCCTTTCAATATCCCGTGGAAATCCCCGGAATTTCCGTTACAAACTTCATAAAAACTGCGGTAAACGAAGCGAGAAAAGCTCGTGGTGAAGAGGAAATGCCTGCGGCTGAACTTCTAAAGAAAATCCGCGAGAAAGCTGAACTTTTGGAAATCAACAAAGATTTCTTATCTCGTTCGCTTAACGAAGGCTTTTCAGGGGGAGAAAAGAAACGTAACGAAATCTTCCAAATGGCAATGCTTGAGCCAAAAGTCGCGATATTGGACGAAACAGACTCCGGATTGGATATCGACGCTCTTCGTATCGTGGCAAACGGAGTAAACAAACTAAAAAACCAAAACAATGCGGTAATTGTTATCACACACTATCAGCGTTTGTTGGAGTACATCGTTCCGGATTATGTTCACGTACTTGCCGATGGAAAAATCGTGAAGTCGGGCGGAAAAGAACTCGCTCTCGAACTTGAAGAAAAAGGCTATGATTGGCTGAAATAA
- a CDS encoding carboxylesterase family protein, giving the protein MKQAFLFITLWALVSTSCSKAEHTEAPKEQEIPKPEQEAPKGNISKEKVKQFFVKHLLGKTTSFQEGKTLSLTEIAHTQQEIWQSWKEANQSFSEEKLGDLAPLTNATQGNRWQLPVNLEANATMPFYWASKGNQPEKGYPLFVYMHGSGDKHKEWANGKTLARHFEDAPSAYFIPQIPNTGELYRWWQKAKQFAWEKLLRLAFLSGKVDANRVYFFGISEGGYGSQRLASFYADYLAGAGPMAGGEPLINAPVENCRNIAFSLRTGAKDNMFHRDLFTRYAKEEFEKFKAEDPQGFVHHIELIPNAGHGIDYRPTTPWLKQYTRNPHPKKVVWEDFPMDGIYRKGFYNIAIKERGAERVRYTMNIVDNKVSINVDEVTYKGIERSPRWDLFTKYQKTHIPLQKGKFVVYLNQNLVDFSKEVTVVVNNKQVFKGMLQSDVQHLVNSCATFFDPERVFPAAVEVHLN; this is encoded by the coding sequence ATGAAACAAGCATTTTTATTCATCACACTTTGGGCTTTGGTAAGTACATCTTGTAGCAAAGCAGAACATACTGAAGCCCCGAAAGAGCAAGAAATCCCTAAGCCGGAGCAAGAAGCCCCAAAAGGGAATATATCCAAAGAAAAGGTCAAACAATTTTTCGTAAAACACCTATTGGGTAAAACAACGTCTTTTCAAGAAGGGAAAACCTTGTCGCTTACTGAAATAGCCCATACGCAACAAGAAATTTGGCAAAGTTGGAAAGAAGCAAACCAAAGTTTTTCTGAAGAGAAGTTAGGAGATTTAGCTCCTCTTACCAACGCTACTCAAGGCAATCGTTGGCAACTTCCTGTTAACTTGGAGGCAAATGCTACAATGCCTTTCTATTGGGCTTCCAAAGGCAATCAACCTGAAAAAGGGTATCCGCTTTTTGTGTATATGCACGGTTCGGGCGATAAACATAAGGAGTGGGCTAACGGAAAGACTCTTGCACGACACTTTGAAGATGCTCCATCTGCCTATTTCATTCCGCAAATTCCCAATACAGGGGAACTGTATCGATGGTGGCAAAAGGCAAAACAATTTGCTTGGGAGAAATTACTCCGATTGGCTTTTCTTTCAGGGAAAGTAGACGCTAATAGAGTGTATTTTTTTGGAATATCTGAAGGAGGTTACGGAAGTCAGCGATTAGCTTCTTTTTATGCTGATTATTTGGCGGGGGCAGGTCCGATGGCAGGAGGCGAACCACTTATCAACGCTCCGGTAGAAAACTGCCGAAATATTGCTTTTTCACTACGAACAGGGGCAAAAGATAATATGTTTCATCGAGATTTATTTACTCGATATGCAAAAGAAGAATTTGAAAAGTTTAAAGCCGAAGACCCTCAGGGATTTGTACATCATATTGAGTTAATTCCTAATGCAGGACACGGAATAGACTATCGCCCTACGACACCTTGGCTAAAGCAATATACACGTAATCCGCACCCGAAAAAAGTAGTTTGGGAGGATTTCCCAATGGACGGCATCTACCGAAAAGGATTTTACAACATTGCCATCAAAGAACGTGGAGCAGAACGCGTACGTTACACGATGAACATCGTTGATAACAAAGTAAGTATCAATGTTGATGAAGTTACTTATAAGGGAATTGAAAGAAGTCCTCGTTGGGACTTATTCACGAAATATCAAAAAACGCATATTCCTTTGCAGAAAGGAAAATTTGTTGTTTATTTGAACCAAAATTTGGTAGATTTCAGCAAAGAAGTCACTGTTGTAGTGAATAATAAACAAGTTTTTAAAGGAATGCTACAGTCTGATGTTCAACACCTTGTGAATAGCTGTGCTACTTTCTTTGACCCTGAAAGAGTATTCCCTGCTGCTGTGGAAGTACACCTAAATTAA
- the sufB gene encoding Fe-S cluster assembly protein SufB: MAKYTEDDLRDELQTKEYAYGFYTDIEAETFPKGLNEEIVIAISKKKNEPEWMTNWRLEAFRIWKEMEEPEWANVKYEKPDFQDISYYSAPKQKPQYESLDEVDPKLLETFNKLGISIEEQKRLTGVAPVAMDIVMDSVSVATTFKKTLAEKGIIFCSISEAIQEHPELVKKYIGSVVPKTDNFYAALNSAVFSDGSFCYVPKGVRCPMELSTYFRINQAGTGQFERTLVIADEGSYVSYLEGCTAPQRDENQLHAAVVELIALDNAEIKYSTVQNWFPGDKDGKGGVFNFVTKRGLCEKNAKISWTQVETGSAVTWKYPSCVLKGDNSIGEFYSIAVTNHFQQADTGTKMIHLGKNTRSTIISKGISAGQSQNSYRGLVKVSPNAENARNFSQCDSLLMGNECGAHTFPYIEAKNKTAQIEHEATTSKIGEDQIFYCNQRGIDTEKAIALIVNGFSKEVLNKLPMEFAVEAQKLLEISLEGSVG, translated from the coding sequence ATGGCAAAATACACAGAAGACGATTTACGTGACGAACTACAAACCAAGGAATATGCCTATGGTTTTTATACCGATATCGAAGCCGAAACATTCCCAAAGGGGCTCAATGAGGAAATTGTAATTGCGATTTCCAAAAAGAAAAACGAGCCTGAATGGATGACCAATTGGCGTCTCGAAGCCTTCCGCATTTGGAAAGAAATGGAAGAACCCGAGTGGGCAAATGTAAAATACGAAAAACCAGATTTCCAAGACATTTCGTATTATTCCGCACCCAAGCAGAAACCTCAATACGAAAGTTTAGATGAAGTAGACCCAAAACTTCTTGAAACTTTTAACAAATTGGGTATTTCCATCGAAGAGCAGAAACGTTTAACAGGCGTTGCCCCTGTTGCGATGGACATCGTGATGGATTCCGTTTCGGTGGCGACAACTTTCAAAAAGACATTGGCAGAAAAAGGAATCATCTTCTGTTCTATCTCCGAAGCCATTCAAGAACACCCCGAATTAGTGAAAAAATACATCGGGTCTGTCGTACCTAAAACCGACAATTTCTATGCTGCCCTGAACTCGGCGGTATTTTCCGATGGGTCTTTCTGTTATGTACCCAAAGGCGTTCGTTGTCCGATGGAACTTTCTACGTATTTCCGAATCAATCAGGCAGGTACAGGACAGTTCGAGCGTACTTTAGTGATTGCCGATGAAGGTAGCTACGTGTCTTATCTTGAAGGATGTACCGCTCCGCAACGTGACGAAAACCAATTACACGCTGCCGTAGTGGAGCTCATAGCTTTGGATAATGCCGAGATAAAATACTCAACCGTTCAGAATTGGTTCCCGGGGGATAAAGATGGTAAAGGAGGGGTTTTCAATTTTGTAACCAAACGAGGACTATGTGAAAAGAACGCTAAAATATCTTGGACGCAGGTTGAGACAGGTTCCGCAGTGACGTGGAAATATCCATCGTGTGTGCTCAAAGGTGATAATTCGATTGGGGAATTTTACTCCATCGCCGTAACCAATCACTTCCAACAGGCGGATACAGGAACCAAAATGATTCACTTAGGGAAAAACACCCGTTCAACAATCATTTCAAAAGGGATTTCTGCCGGACAATCGCAGAATTCTTATCGAGGATTGGTGAAAGTTAGTCCGAATGCCGAGAATGCACGAAACTTCTCGCAATGTGATTCCCTCTTGATGGGCAACGAGTGCGGAGCTCATACCTTTCCGTACATCGAAGCAAAAAACAAGACCGCTCAAATAGAACACGAAGCCACAACTTCAAAAATCGGGGAAGACCAAATTTTCTACTGCAACCAACGCGGTATCGACACGGAAAAAGCCATCGCACTGATTGTAAACGGCTTCAGCAAGGAGGTTTTAAACAAACTCCCAATGGAATTTGCCGTAGAAGCTCAGAAATTATTGGAAATCTCTTTGGAAGGAAGCGTCGGATAA